In Choristoneura fumiferana chromosome 21, NRCan_CFum_1, whole genome shotgun sequence, a single genomic region encodes these proteins:
- the LOC141440072 gene encoding NADH dehydrogenase [ubiquinone] 1 alpha subcomplex subunit 13-like: MDCAVARKQDLPPPGGYRPIPYKRIPAKQYFSGYAMFAGFIGMTTGALYLQYLTYKQIKKHEIEMRSAKMAIYPMLLAERDREYLKQLRRNRDAEAELMKDVPGWEVGTYYGEKVYKLLPNDTLVEPIFHEYYAHTDPKEWYKRAYIKLMS; encoded by the exons ATGGATTGTGCTGTAGCTCGTAAACAGGACTTGCCCCCTCCGGGGGGCTACAGGCCCATTCCATACAAACGGATCCCTGCGAAACAATATTTTAGCG GATATGCCATGTTTGCGGGCTTTATCGGTATGACCACTGGAGCATTATACCTGCAATATCTTACCTACAAGCAGATAAAGAAGCACGAGATTGAGATGCGCTCGGCCAAGATGGCTATTTATCCCATGCTGCTTGCGGAACGCGACCGGGAATACCTTAAACAGCTGCGCAGGAACCGTGACGCTGAGGCAGAGCTCATGAAAGATGTGCCCGGATGGgaa gtCGGCACATATTATGGTGAAAAGGTATACAAGCTTCTGCCCAACGATACTCTTGTGGAGCCCATCTTCCACGAATACTATGCCCACACAGACCCCAAGGAGTGGTACAAGCGTGCCTACATTAAACTGATGTCATAA
- the LOC141439554 gene encoding V-type proton ATPase subunit D 2-like gives MNTTDRYPATASLFMLREIKRRQELVHRGHELLKRKTEALRFRGRQTASDLSITQGILGHTLREAYISLAAIKFTNGESNALVLENIGQAQVRVRRIPENISGVATVSLQAIEESGISDSLRYAGLGAGGHRTGEAKKAFREAVHILIKFASLRNTCILLDTAIRSTLRKVNGIEKVIMPKLHNTENYIQMEMAEREREELHRLKMVKAKKIRAKALAKLRLEHPESGGSGESSEVASSRSASRIRSIECLTSILYTCNSPLSSTTDSAGDYSSYKPTCCPPGWDDEDLLF, from the exons ATGAACACAACCGATCGCTACCCCGCTACGGCGTCCCTGTTTATGCTTCGGGAGATCAAACGCCGCCAGGAGTTGGTACACAGAGGGCATGAGCTTCTCAAGCGGAAGACCGAAGCCTTGAGGTTCAGGGGGCGTCAGACTGCCTCCGACTTGTCAATCACGCAGGGCATCCTTGGACACACGCTGAGAGAGGCGTATATATCGCTGGCGGCTATAAAGTTTACTAATGGAGAATCTAATGCGCTGGTGCTTGAAAATATTGGACAG GCCCAAGTCCGCGTGCGCCGCATCCCCGAGAACATCTCCGGCGTGGCCACGGTCTCGCTCCAAGCCATCGAGGAGTCCGGCATCAGCGACTCTCTGCGCTACGCGGGGCTTGGCGCCGGTGGACACCGCACCGGCGAGGCCAAGAAGGCCTTCAGGGAAGCCGTCCATATACTGATCAAGTTCGCTTCGCTAAGGAACACTTGTATACTGCTGGATACGGCTATACGGTCGACGTTGAG AAAAGTGAACGGCATTGAAAAGGTCATAATGCCAAAACTACACAACACCGAGAATTACATTCAAATGGAAATGGCTGAAAGG GAGAGAGAAGAGTTACACAGATTAAAAATGGTAAAGGCGAAGAAAATTAGAGCCAAGGCTTTGGCAAAATTACGTCTTGAGCACCCGGAGTCGGGAGGCAGTGGGGAATCAAGTG AAGTTGCAAGTTCCCGATCGGCATCCCGCATCCGCTCCATAGAGTGCCTCACCAGCATTCTTTACACCTGCAACTCGCCGCTTTCGTCCACCACGGACTCTGCTGGTGACTACAGCAGCTACAAGCCGACCTGCTGTCCCCCGGGCTGGGACGATGAGGACCTACTGTTTTAA
- the LOC141440071 gene encoding uncharacterized protein, whose amino-acid sequence MNIPEPTSSDAEAQADIPEPEHEDDAVKIKGLERIKLYPKVPPERSAYGKGKNFSRPWILQDGRPPPEIGSEMRREYKIPKKAPHSEGIRKRMLTDFFWEQMLEEVIEELGSSQPVTEYCTEYEANYVKDNFEPRNLEITANKDMHLKYPLYGTGSSAITYYSECINKTGPGEILEKFRRCQYFTKPMEERLDNGWVL is encoded by the exons ATGAATATTCCAGAGCCAACTAGCTCTGATGCTGAGGCTCAGGCCGATATCCCTGAACCAGAGCACGAAGATGACGCCGTAAAAATAAAGGGCCTAGAACGGATCAAGTTGTATCCGAAAGTCCCTCCGGAACGCTCGGCTTATGGGAAAGGAAAGAATTTCAGCCGTCCTTGGATTTTACAGGATGGAAGACCACCTCCAGAGATAGGCAGTGAGATGAGACGCGaatataaaattccaaaaaaagcTCCTCATTCCGAAG GAATCCGCAAGCGAATGCTCACGGACTTCTTCTGGGAACAGATGCTGGAGGAAGTGATTGAGGAGCTCGGTTCCTCCCAACCGGTCACGGAATACTGCACTGAATACGAAGCGAATTATGTCAAAGACAATTTCGAACCCCGCAATCTAGAAATCACTGCTAATAAAGAT ATGCATTTAAAATATCCGTTGTATGGAACCGGATCCAGTGCCATCACTTATTACAGCGAGTGCATCAACAAGACAGGACCA GGTGAAATACTTGAAAAGTTCCGAAGATGCCAATATTTTACGAAGCCCATGGAAGAGCGGCTGGACAACGGCTGGGTGCTGTAA